The following DNA comes from Sphingomonas flavescens.
ATGGCGATCACTGGGTCGTCAACGGTCAGAAGGTGTGGACCAGCTACGCCGACAAGGCCGACTGGATCTTCTGTCTCGTCCGCACCTCCACCGAATCCAAGCAAGGCGGCATCAGCTTCCTGCTGTTCGACATGCAGTCGCCGGGCGTCTCGACCAAGCCGATCCTGCTGATCAGCGGCTCCTCGCCCTTCTGCGAGACCTTCTTCGACGACGTGAAGGTGCCGAAGTCGCAGATCGTCGGAGAAGTGAACAAGGGCTGGGACGTCGCCAAATATCTGCTCGGTCACGAACGCGAGATGATCGCCGGCATGGGGCTCGGCACCGGCGGCAAAAGTGTCACGCTCGGCCCGGTGATCAAGCCGGGCGACCCCTTCCTTCGCGCAGAGATCGCCGCGTTTGATGTCGACGCCCTCGCCTTCGCGGCAATGAGCGAACGCTTCGCCGCCATGTGGAAGGCCGGCGAGGCGCACACCGCCTCGCCCAGCATGATGAAATATGCCGGGACCGAGCTGAACAAGCGCCGCAACGAGCTGTCGATGGCGGGCGGCGGCAGCGACGCGCTGGAGTGGGAAAGCGAGCGCTCGCGGAAAGGCCGGACACCGCGCGACTGGCTGCGCAGCAAAGGCAATTCGATCGAAGGCGGCACGAGTGAGATCCAGCTCAATATCGTCGCCAAGCATATCCTTCGCCTGCCGGGAGCCTGAGACAATGGCGCTACTCACCGACGATCAGAAGATGCTACAGGAGACGGCGGCCGCGTTCATGGCCGATGAAGGCGCGATCGCGAAGCAGCTGCGCCACTGGCGGGAGATCGGCTGCAAGGACGGCTTCGGCCACGGCCTGTGGAAGCAATTCGCCGAGCTCGGCCTCACCGGCATCTGCATCCCCGAAGCGCAAGGCGGCCTTGGCCTCGGCGCGACCGAAAGCGCGCTCGTGCTCGAGGAAATCGGCAAGAACCTGACGCCCTCGCCCTTCCTCTTGACCGCCGTGGTCAGCGCTCGCGCCATCGAGGGTACCGCGCATGCGGAGCAATGGTTTCCGGGCATTCTCTCCGGCGAGACGGTGCTGGCCCTCGCCATCGACGAAGGCAGCCGCCACACGCCCGAGCGCTTCGCACTGGAAGCGCGGCGTCAGGGCAACGGCTTCGTCCTCAATGGTGCAAAGCAATTCGTGGTCCAGGGCGGATCGGCGGACATGATCGTCACCGTTGCGCGGACTGCCGGCTCGCCCGGCGATACTGAGGGCCTGACCCTGTTTGCCGTTCCCAAGGACGCGGCGGGGCTTGAGACCGAGAATGTAGCGCTGGTCGACAGCTCCAAAGCCGCCCGCCTGACCTTCGCAAATGTCGAGCTCGACGCCGACGCCGTGATCGGCGAGGTCGACGGAGGCTGGCAGCCGCTACAACGCGCGCTCGCCGCTGGTCGAGCAGGTGCTTCCGCGGAGCTGGTGGGTGTCGCGGCGGGGTCTGCAACTATGACCCTCGACTATCTGCGGCAGCGCAAGCAGTTCGGCCGACTGATTGGCGAATTTCAATCACTCCAGCACCGCGCCGCGCACCTCTATTCGGAAATCGAGATTGCCCGCGCCGCCGCCCTCAAAGCCGCAAGACTGATCGACGAAAATGATGCTCAGGCCGAGCTGATTGTCTCGGTCGCCAAGGCCAAGGCGGCCGACGTTGCCAACCTCGCGGTTCGCGAAGGCGTCCAGATGCACGGCGGCATCGGCATGACCGACGAGCATGACATCGGCCTGTACATGAAGCGCGAGGCCGTCCTCGGCGAATTGTTCGGCGACGCTTACTTCCATCGCAATCGCGTCGCCGAGCTCAGCGGCTACTGAGCCACGCGAAGAACTGGCAAAAGCTTGCCCCGGTCGGGTGCGATAGCCATAGGAGGCCCATGAAAGCCCGCGTCTTCATCACCCTCAAGAACGGCGTCCTCGATCCGCAGGGCAAGGCCATTCACCACGCGCTCGAAGGGCTTGGCTTCGGCGGCGTCAACGACGTTCGCGCCGGCAAGATGATCGAGCTCGATCTCGCCGACGGCACCAGCGACGGCGACATAGAGGACATGTGCCGCAAGCTCCTGGCCAATACCGTGATCGAGAATTTCCGCATCGAGCGGCTGGAGAATGCTCCGACATGAAGACTGCGGTCATCGTCTTCCCCGGCTCCAATTGCGACCGCGATCTCGCGGTGGCGCTGGAACAGGTGACGGGCCGCAAGCCGGAGATGGTGTGGCACCGAGAAACCGGCCTGCCCGACGGCGTCGACTTCATCGGCGTGCCGGGGGGTTTCTCGTACGGCGACTATCTCCGCTCCGGCGCGATGGCTGCGCGCTCGCCGGTCATGCAGGCGGTCAAGGACGCCGCAGGCCGCGGCGTGCCGGTGATCGGCATCTGCAACGGCTTTCAGGTGCTGACCGAAGCGGGCCTGCTGCCCGGCGCACTGATGCGCAACGCACGGCTCAGCTTCGTCTGCCGCCCGGTCCCGCTCCGCGTCGAAAACAGCCAGAGCCTGTTCACATCCCAGTACGATGCGAATGAAGAAATTCTGCTGCCGGTCGCCCACCACGACGGCAACTACCAGGCGGACGAAGCGACCCTAGACCGCCTCGAAGGCGAAGGCCGCGTGGCCTTCCGCTACCTCGACCAGGTCAACGGCTCGGCCCGCCAGATCGCCGGCATCATCAACGACGCTGGCAACGTGCTCGGCCTGATGCCGCACCCCGAGCGGGTGATCGAGCCGGCGCACGGCGGCACCGACGGGCGCCGCCTGTTCGAAGGGCTGCTAGAGACGGTGAACGCCTAGGGGCGCTTGCGGATCGGCAGTTCGGTGCAGCCCGCTGTGCCTGGCGGCTGCATGCACATGAGGAAACGGTCGGGACCGCGGGTGTTGAAAACCTCGGTATGCTTGTCGAGCGTTATCGGATTCACGAACACGATCACCGTCGCTGCCTGGGCGACCGGCGCAGCAAGCATTACCGACAGTGCGAACGCCACTCGAAGAACACGCATGTCTTACCCCCTTGAACCAGACTTGTGTCCGGCCCGTTGAACGCTTGGTGAACGCCTAATCCTCGATCGTAAAGGGGGTGAAGTTGGTGCCCACGTCATAAACGTCGACACCTTCCTTCCGCTTAAGCCACCCGACCACAACGTAAGTGACCGGCGTCAGCAGAACTTCCCAACTCACTTTCAGGACGAACTGACTGAGCATGACAGCGCCGAGCGCGGAGACCGGCCAGTCGGGCATTCCATAGAATGCCAACGGGTAGAAGATGAGGCTGTCCGCCCCCTCCCCGACTACGGTACTGCCAATGGTGCGAGTCCAAAGGTGTTTGCCGTTGGTCCAAATCTTCATCTTCGCCAGCACGACCGAATTGAGGAAATCCCCGACGAAGAAGGCAGTCATTGACGCCAGGATGATTCGCCAGCCAGCGCCGAACACCCGCTCGTAAGCCGCCTGGCCGGTCCAGCCTTCGGCTACCGGGAGATGAACCACCGTCCATTCCATCACGGCCATGAACAGCAGCGCCGCGAAGCCGGCCCACAAGGCCCGCCGGGCCCGGGCAAAGCCGTAGACCTCGGTCAGAACGTCATCGATGACATAGGAAATGGGGAAGAAGAGGATGCCGGCGCCGAATGGCCAAAGGCCCAGCCCAGGCACATCGATGACCGAGCGCTTCTCCGCCCCGATCACGTTCGACAGCAGCAGCACGACTACGAAAGCCACCATCAGGAAATCGAAATAGCGGAAGTGCGCGCCATGCAGTGTCCGCGCTTCGACATGCCTGAGATGAGCCCCCGCCATCATGCGCAGAGGTAGCGCGGACTAACGGCTCGTCAATCGCCGCCGATCGGTTTCGTTCGGCGGCGATTGCAGCTAGTTGGTCGTCACCGCGCGCCCGTAGCTCAGTTGGATAGAGCACGAGCCTTCTAAGCTTGAGGTCGTAGGTTCGAATCCTACCGGGCGCGCCAGTCCCGGGGTCAGCTGGCTAGTGCCGACCACCGGTGCGGGTGGGGTTGCAGCCCTGCGCCGGGAAGGCGAAAATTTCCCGGAAAAGCGGATCGCTCGGATCGAAGAGCCCGAACTGCGCCATGAAATAGCCGTAGGATTGCACTTGCCCGCCTGGATCATATTCCGGGCTTCCCGGCGCCCCGGCTCCTTGGGGCGTATCGTTCAGGCCGGAGAAGGAGCAGCGCGAATTGCCATTACTGATGCTCGTCCCCGGCGGACTTGGCACGTTGGCCGTCGGCGGCGGCCCCTTGATCTCTCCAGCGAGGGCAGAAGTCGATCCGAGCAGAAGTCCTGCGGCAGCCAATGCTTTGATAATCATCTGATGATCCCCTCTGTGGCTATCAGAGAGTTTCGTTTACCATGTATTTAACAGCGGCTGAATACGCGGACGGTCACATCTTGACATGATCATCAGATCATCAGCTCTTCATTAGAAAAAACAGCCATTGCTCGGAGCGTAGACTTCACACCCATCAGGGCAGCAATTTGCCTGGATTCATGATCCCTAACGGATCCAGCGCCGTTTTGATCGCGCGAAGGGCACGAATGCGGCCCGGCGGCGCGAGGCGCGCGAGTTCGTCGCGCTTGAGCTGTCCGATGCCGTGCTCGGCGGAGATCGAGCCACCGGCTGCGGTCACCAGATCGTCCACCATTCGCGTAATTCGCTTGCCTTCACCTTCATACCAGTCAGGCCCGGCGTGAGCGCCAGCGCGAACATGGAAATGAATGTTGCCGTCGCCCAGATGGCCGAACCCGCTCGCCGTCACGCCCGGGAAAGCCTTTTCGACCGTGGCAGCAGCTTCGGTGACGAAACGCGGCATTGCCGAGACGGCGACGGAAATGTCATGCGCCAAGGTCTGCCCTTCGGCGCGCTCGGCCTCCGAAATGCTATCGCGGAGTTTCCAGAAGGCTTCTGCCTGTGCTTCGTTGGCGGCGATCGCCGCATCTCCGACGAGCCCTTGGCCCATCGCTTCTTCCAGCAGTTGCGACAGCGCTGCGGCAACGTCCTCTCCGCCCGAAGCCGTCGCTTCGATCAGAACATGCCATGAATGCGCACCGCCCAAGGGTGCGCGCGTACCGGGAATGTGTCGCAGCACGAGGGACAGCGAGTCGGCGGGGACGAGCTCGAAACCTTCCACCTGGGGCGTGCGCGCTTCAAGGTACCGCAGCAGTTCGAGCGCCTGCTGCGGACTGTGCAATCCCACCCAGGCTACCGACCGTGCGGTGATCGCTGGCACCAGTCGCAGCGCAACCGCGGTCACCACGCCAAGCGTGCCCTCCGCGCCGATCAGCAGCTGATCGAGGCTATAGCCGCGGTTGTCCTTCTTAAGTCCGGACAACCCATCGTGAACTGTTCCATCGGGAAGGACCGCTTCGATGCCCGCGACCAGGGATCGCATGGTCCCGAACTTCAGCACCTGCGTTCCGCCTGCGTTGGTCGAAGTCAGGCCCCCAATCGTACAGCTCCCCCGCGCTCCCAGCGTGAGCGGGAAGCGGAGACCGACGTCATGCACTGCGTCATGCAAGGTCGACAGAATCACCCCTGCTTCCGCGATGGCTTGCCGCCCCTCTGTGTCGATCGATCGAATGCGGTTCATCCGTCGCATTGAAAGCAGGACCGCGGATCCGTCGGCTGGCGGCGTAGCCCCGGCAGCCATTCCTGTATTGCCGCCTTGGGGCACGAGCGGGACTTGCAATTCCGACGCCAAACGGACGATCTGGACGACTTCGGCCGTGCTCGAGGGCGCAAGCATGGCTGGCGACTGGCCGCGTACCCGTCCGCGCCAATCGGTGGTCCACGGCTCAATCTCGCGGGGATCGGTCACTACCGCGCGCTCGCTCAAGGAATGGCGCGCACGGTCGATGAACTCGGCGATCCGGTCGGTCATGCCCCGCCATTAGCGTGCTTGGCACCGACGCGCGATATCGGCAGAGGGAGGCATGGCCGGACCAATCACGATCATCGTCGCGCGCGCGCAAAACGGGGTGATCGGACGCGACGGGAAATTGCCGTGGCACATCCCGGCCGATCTCAAGCGTTTCAAGGCACTCACCATGGGCAGCGTCATGGTGATGGGCCGCAAGACGTTCGACAGCCTGCCTGGCCTGCTGCCGGGGCGTCGGCACATCGTCCTGACGCGCGACCGCGACTGGCAGACCGAAGGCGCAGAAGTTGTTCATTCGGCGGAGGAAGCCCTGGCGCTCGCCGGTGATGCACCCGTCTCGATCATCGGCGGGGCAGAAATATTCCGGATGTTCCTACCGACGGCCGACCGTCTGGAGCTGACCGAAGTTCTGGCTGACGTGCCCGGCGACACCATCATGCCCGATCCGCGCGAAGATGGATGGCGTGAGACTGGCCGCGAAGATCATCCGGCCGTCGACGAAAGGCCAGCCTTCCGCTTCATATCGCTCGAAAGGGTTTAGGCCCCGCCGTCCAGGATCGCGTCGATTGCGGCGCCAACCTCGTCAACGCCGGCCATGCCGTCGACCCGGTGCACCAAGCCCTTCCGCTCATAATAAGGAAGGATCGGCGCGGTCTTGGCGCGATACTCTTCCATCCGCGTCCTCACAGTCTGCTCATTATCGTCAGGACGTCGTTTGAACTCGGTCGAGCCGCAAACGTCGCATACTCCCTCGACCTTCGTTGGACGGAAGGTGTCGTGATAGCCCGCGCCGCACTTGGCGCAGGTGAAGCGGCCCGTGATGCGGGTGACTAGCGCTTCTTCGTCCACGGCCAGCTCGATCACATAATCGAGCTTCCGCCCACGCTGGGCGAGCAGGATCTCGAGAGCTTCGGCCTGGTGGCCAGTGCGCGGGAAGCCGTCGAAGATCGCACCCTTACCGGCGGAGGCATCGAGCCGCTCGCCGATGAGCGCGCTTACGATGGCGTCGCTCACCAACTCTCCGCGCTCCATGATCGCTTTCGCCTTCAGACCGACGGGCGTCCCGGCCGCCACCGCTTCACGTAGCATATCGCCGGTCGACAGCTGGATCATGCCGCGGTTCGCCTGCAGCCGCGCGGCCTGGGTCCCTTTGCCCGCACCAGGCGGTCCCAACAGGATGATGTTTAGCATCGCGAGCGCTCCCCTGTGAACGCGTGGAAACTAGCGCCGTCGCGGCGTGGTCTTAAGCTTGGCCTTCTTGATAAGGTCGCCGTACTGATGCGCAATCAGGTGGCTCTGAATCTGGCTGACCGTATCCATCGTCACGTTGACGACGATCAGCAGGCTGGTGCCGCCAAGCCGAAAGTTCAGGCCAGCCTGGGCCGACAGGAATTCCGGAATGAGGCAGATCAACACCAGGTAAGCGGCGCCGATGACCGTGATGCGGTTGAGCAGATAATCGAAATAATGCTCGGTCGCCTTGCCCGGACGGACGCCCGGGATGAAGCCGCCATGGCGCTTCAGATTGTCGGCGGTTTCCTCGCTGTTGAACTGCACCGCAGTGTAGAAGAAGCAGAAGAAGGCAATGCCAATGCCGTACAGCGCCATGTACGCCGGCGAGCCGTGCTGCAGGAACGTGCTGATGGTGATCAGCCAGTCGCTAGCGGCCCCATCCGTCCCGGCGCGGTTACCGGCCCATTGGATGATCGTCAGCGGCATCAGCAGCAGCGACGAGGCGAAGATCGGCGGGATCACGCCGGCAGTGTTGAGCTTGATCGGCAGGTGCGAACGCTCCTGCTGCATGCCGCGCGCGGTCTGGCGCTTCGGATACTGGATCAGGACGCGGCGCTGGGCGCGCTCCATGAAGCAGATGAAAAGGATGAGCGCGACGGTCAGCACAACGATGCCGACGACGACGACCGCGCTCATCGAGCCCGTGCGGCCGCCCTCGAGCAGCTGGGCGATTGCCTGCGGGAGGCGCGCCACGATGCCGGCCATGATGATTAGCGAGATGCCGTTGCCGATGCCGCGGCTGGTGATTTGCTCACCGATCCACATCAGGAACAGGGTACCGCCGACGAGGCTGATCGTGCCCGCGATTTCAAACAGCAGGCCCGGCGCGACGACAGCCTGAATGCCCTGGTTGGCGCCCTGCGTCTCCAGGCCGCGCACGGCGAGATACCCCTGAACGAGGGTGATCACGACGGTCAGGTAGCGGGTGTACTGATTGAGCTTCTTGCGCCCGGTCTCACCTTCTTTCCGCAGCGCCTGCCACGGGCCGTAGAGCGTCGCGCCAAGCTGCACGACGATCGACGCCGTGATATAGGGCATGACACCCAGCGCCACGATGCTGAAGCGCTCCAGCGCGCCACCCGAGAAGGTGTTGAAAACGTCGAGGATGCCGCCGCTCTGCGTCTGGTACAGCGCATTCATCGCCACCGGGTCGATACCGGGCACCGGCACGAACGATAGTAGACGGAACAGGACGAGCGCACCGATGGTGAACCACAGCCGCTTCTTGAGTTCGGTCGATTTCTGGAAATTCGCGAACGAAATGCTGGAAGCGAGTTGTTCGGCTGCGGATGCCATGGACGTCAAATTCCCCGGAAAAACAAACGGCGGCGAAAGGGCTGAATAGCCTCCCCGCCGCCGATATAGTGGCTCAAGGCCGCTTGTCTAAGACCCCTCAGGCCTTTGGCGCAGCAGCCCGGTCGGCCAGCCGCTGTTCGCGGACCTTGCCCTTTTTCGCGGCAGCCAGTTCGGCCGGGTTCTTGCGCTCGATCAGCTCGACCGAACCGCCGGCCTTTTCGACCGCTTCGCGCGCACCCTTGGAGATGCCGGCGACCTTGCAGTTGAGCTTCGCCTTCAGCTCGCCTTTGCCGAGCAAACGGACGCCGTCTTTGCCACCGCGCGCCAGACCAGCGGCCTTCAGCGCGTCGTGGTCGAGCGTGTTCTTGGCGTCGAGCTTGCCGGCGTCGATCATCTTCTGAACGGCGCCGATGTTCACCTCGGCATAGTCCTTGGCGAAGATGTTGTTGAAGCCGCGCTTCGGGATCCGCATGTGGAGCGGCATCTGGCCGCCCTCGAAGCCGTTGATCGACACACCGGAGCGCGACTTGGCGCCCTTCTGGCCGCGTCCGGCAGTCTTGCCGAGACCCGAGCCGATGCCGCGTCCGACGCGAACGCGCGACTTACGCGCGCCGTTGTTATCCTTGAGTTCGTTGAGTTTCATGTTCGTGCACTCGCTTTCGCTTTTGTCGCGCATGCCCTCGCGGGCATCAGGTTAGGCGGCCTCTTCAACCGA
Coding sequences within:
- a CDS encoding acyl-CoA dehydrogenase family protein, whose amino-acid sequence is MMADLDEFRQATRDWLENNCPQEMRQPLCSEEDVCWGGRNWTFASDAQRQWLQVMAERGWTVPDWPKAYGGGGLSPDETRILKQEMTRIGARPPLTSFGISMLGPALLKFGTEEQKKHYLGQIARGEIRWCQGYSEPGAGSDLAGLQTKAEDHGDHWVVNGQKVWTSYADKADWIFCLVRTSTESKQGGISFLLFDMQSPGVSTKPILLISGSSPFCETFFDDVKVPKSQIVGEVNKGWDVAKYLLGHEREMIAGMGLGTGGKSVTLGPVIKPGDPFLRAEIAAFDVDALAFAAMSERFAAMWKAGEAHTASPSMMKYAGTELNKRRNELSMAGGGSDALEWESERSRKGRTPRDWLRSKGNSIEGGTSEIQLNIVAKHILRLPGA
- a CDS encoding acyl-CoA dehydrogenase family protein, which encodes MALLTDDQKMLQETAAAFMADEGAIAKQLRHWREIGCKDGFGHGLWKQFAELGLTGICIPEAQGGLGLGATESALVLEEIGKNLTPSPFLLTAVVSARAIEGTAHAEQWFPGILSGETVLALAIDEGSRHTPERFALEARRQGNGFVLNGAKQFVVQGGSADMIVTVARTAGSPGDTEGLTLFAVPKDAAGLETENVALVDSSKAARLTFANVELDADAVIGEVDGGWQPLQRALAAGRAGASAELVGVAAGSATMTLDYLRQRKQFGRLIGEFQSLQHRAAHLYSEIEIARAAALKAARLIDENDAQAELIVSVAKAKAADVANLAVREGVQMHGGIGMTDEHDIGLYMKREAVLGELFGDAYFHRNRVAELSGY
- the purS gene encoding phosphoribosylformylglycinamidine synthase subunit PurS, whose protein sequence is MKARVFITLKNGVLDPQGKAIHHALEGLGFGGVNDVRAGKMIELDLADGTSDGDIEDMCRKLLANTVIENFRIERLENAPT
- the purQ gene encoding phosphoribosylformylglycinamidine synthase subunit PurQ, whose protein sequence is MKTAVIVFPGSNCDRDLAVALEQVTGRKPEMVWHRETGLPDGVDFIGVPGGFSYGDYLRSGAMAARSPVMQAVKDAAGRGVPVIGICNGFQVLTEAGLLPGALMRNARLSFVCRPVPLRVENSQSLFTSQYDANEEILLPVAHHDGNYQADEATLDRLEGEGRVAFRYLDQVNGSARQIAGIINDAGNVLGLMPHPERVIEPAHGGTDGRRLFEGLLETVNA
- a CDS encoding queuosine precursor transporter, with protein sequence MAGAHLRHVEARTLHGAHFRYFDFLMVAFVVVLLLSNVIGAEKRSVIDVPGLGLWPFGAGILFFPISYVIDDVLTEVYGFARARRALWAGFAALLFMAVMEWTVVHLPVAEGWTGQAAYERVFGAGWRIILASMTAFFVGDFLNSVVLAKMKIWTNGKHLWTRTIGSTVVGEGADSLIFYPLAFYGMPDWPVSALGAVMLSQFVLKVSWEVLLTPVTYVVVGWLKRKEGVDVYDVGTNFTPFTIED
- a CDS encoding FAD-binding oxidoreductase, with translation MTDRIAEFIDRARHSLSERAVVTDPREIEPWTTDWRGRVRGQSPAMLAPSSTAEVVQIVRLASELQVPLVPQGGNTGMAAGATPPADGSAVLLSMRRMNRIRSIDTEGRQAIAEAGVILSTLHDAVHDVGLRFPLTLGARGSCTIGGLTSTNAGGTQVLKFGTMRSLVAGIEAVLPDGTVHDGLSGLKKDNRGYSLDQLLIGAEGTLGVVTAVALRLVPAITARSVAWVGLHSPQQALELLRYLEARTPQVEGFELVPADSLSLVLRHIPGTRAPLGGAHSWHVLIEATASGGEDVAAALSQLLEEAMGQGLVGDAAIAANEAQAEAFWKLRDSISEAERAEGQTLAHDISVAVSAMPRFVTEAAATVEKAFPGVTASGFGHLGDGNIHFHVRAGAHAGPDWYEGEGKRITRMVDDLVTAAGGSISAEHGIGQLKRDELARLAPPGRIRALRAIKTALDPLGIMNPGKLLP
- a CDS encoding dihydrofolate reductase, with the protein product MAGPITIIVARAQNGVIGRDGKLPWHIPADLKRFKALTMGSVMVMGRKTFDSLPGLLPGRRHIVLTRDRDWQTEGAEVVHSAEEALALAGDAPVSIIGGAEIFRMFLPTADRLELTEVLADVPGDTIMPDPREDGWRETGREDHPAVDERPAFRFISLERV
- a CDS encoding adenylate kinase, with translation MLNIILLGPPGAGKGTQAARLQANRGMIQLSTGDMLREAVAAGTPVGLKAKAIMERGELVSDAIVSALIGERLDASAGKGAIFDGFPRTGHQAEALEILLAQRGRKLDYVIELAVDEEALVTRITGRFTCAKCGAGYHDTFRPTKVEGVCDVCGSTEFKRRPDDNEQTVRTRMEEYRAKTAPILPYYERKGLVHRVDGMAGVDEVGAAIDAILDGGA
- the secY gene encoding preprotein translocase subunit SecY — its product is MASAAEQLASSISFANFQKSTELKKRLWFTIGALVLFRLLSFVPVPGIDPVAMNALYQTQSGGILDVFNTFSGGALERFSIVALGVMPYITASIVVQLGATLYGPWQALRKEGETGRKKLNQYTRYLTVVITLVQGYLAVRGLETQGANQGIQAVVAPGLLFEIAGTISLVGGTLFLMWIGEQITSRGIGNGISLIIMAGIVARLPQAIAQLLEGGRTGSMSAVVVVGIVVLTVALILFICFMERAQRRVLIQYPKRQTARGMQQERSHLPIKLNTAGVIPPIFASSLLLMPLTIIQWAGNRAGTDGAASDWLITISTFLQHGSPAYMALYGIGIAFFCFFYTAVQFNSEETADNLKRHGGFIPGVRPGKATEHYFDYLLNRITVIGAAYLVLICLIPEFLSAQAGLNFRLGGTSLLIVVNVTMDTVSQIQSHLIAHQYGDLIKKAKLKTTPRRR
- the rplO gene encoding 50S ribosomal protein L15, whose product is MKLNELKDNNGARKSRVRVGRGIGSGLGKTAGRGQKGAKSRSGVSINGFEGGQMPLHMRIPKRGFNNIFAKDYAEVNIGAVQKMIDAGKLDAKNTLDHDALKAAGLARGGKDGVRLLGKGELKAKLNCKVAGISKGAREAVEKAGGSVELIERKNPAELAAAKKGKVREQRLADRAAAPKA